One region of Wyeomyia smithii strain HCP4-BCI-WySm-NY-G18 chromosome 3, ASM2978416v1, whole genome shotgun sequence genomic DNA includes:
- the LOC129733299 gene encoding uncharacterized protein LOC129733299, producing MATGSLKGMDEAPAYCLMCNGPEEDDYHMVSCNHCNLWAHFSCAGVGEDIRDVDWFCPKCKKSDSQLKVPKGNRKPGKKTGSARSDAESARSASSILDTELLQLEEEQRDKERAWEKEMILRAKRLELERAWKRKQIQREREMREQELQQERELQDLQLMQERELMDRQLAAEEEFLRKRDLLRERMNASAAHLQQLMNEGAAGGSKAGSDKANRDRIRSWVDRQEINKYEDLNSIRQDEERRSTVSYKDRPDDKLEHDSLESGSELSDPRSQSRRQDGPGQSRVTKDQLAARQVVSKHLPTFRGEPEVWPLFISSFEHTTRACGFTNLDNLKRLQDSLQGDALEAVRSRLVLPDSVPDVVEDLRKLFGRPEKLLRALLLKVRKTQAPDSDNLKTFIHFGINIKQLCDHLEAAQLTDHLNNPMLVQELVEKLPTNYKLDWVRYKRGRHGTPLRLFTDFMTEVVSDVSEVSDCMDLPQAQPVKLSRSAGAKKNEFVHMHGAAQKALAQPQTDCGGKPCWICKRTDHKLRFCDEFKRMNLTDRMRAVERLKLCVLCLNNHGTSRCNFKLRCTVGGCNGNHHTLLHRREESVRLMEVNCNAHENFRRSVIFRMVPVTLYAGNIVVKTLAFLDEGSSSTLIEQSVANQLKVRGAPEPLIVTWTGDIKRYENDSRRITLMLSAQGSSDKFALENVRTVSKLVLPKQSLRFAEIATRFPHLAGLPVADHVGEEPAILIGLDNLHLFAPQESRIGQPGEPIAVRSRLGWTVYGPEKRQKENAATFLNLHVTESVSNQELHDMMRAQYVLDEAGVATFAVPESLEDQRAKAIQLKTTKQVGDRFVTGLLWRKDERRFPDSYPMAVRRAKALERRLEQDEVLKNIVCKQIDDYQAKGYAHKATKEELSGTPSSAVWYLPLNVVVNPRKPGKVRLVWDAAACVRGVSLNTQLLKGPDMLVSLPKVICRFREKPVAFGGDIEEMYHQVRVRNEDKSAQRFLFRSTSDDELQVYVMDVLTFGATCSPSSAQYVKNVNAGRFAEQFPEAAAAIVDRHYVDDYYDSADTVAEAIARAKAVKFIHSEGGFNIRNWVSNSNTILEEMGERSENAAVHFNKNKNTEFERVLGIVWEPLQDQFLFSTSSRAEFRKILQDELCPTKRMVLSFVMSLFDPLGLLSPFTVLGRMLLQDIWRMGCDWDEKIDRESFRKWIKWAKLLPEIETFRISRSYFGNARSDEVHDIQLHVFTDASETAYGCVAFLRAVVRGEIMCTLIMSRAKVAPLKLVSIPRLELQAAVLGARLTRTVRENHSLTIGKQCIWTDAQTVLSWIRSDQRNYKQYVGFRIGEILSLTKLTDWYWVPTKLNIADQLTKLGNELDLSSNSSWVRGPAFLYQSEEKWPRKCMPPANTTEELRVHLLLHDIYLPGQIIDPLRFSKWTVLVRTVASVIRFASNCRRKVRKQPIETLRATDRQKKILERMASVLSVRVPFQQEEYKRAESHLLRMAQADSYGPELKVLMHNKDRPVTEWLFLEKSSCLYKLSPFLDETNVVRMEGRTERAEYLPFDLRFPIILPAENAVTKLLAHHYHSKFGHGYRETVKNELKQKYLIPKVDALVRRVSSSCMWCKVQRNKPQCPRMAPLPVQRLTPYLRPFSHVGVDYLGPFEVTVNRHVEKRWIALFTCLVMRAVHVEVTYGLTTQSCLMAIRRFMGRRGPPTEFFSDNGTNLRGASKEVVKTIHDVAKDCAEELTNAQTRWSFNPPATPHMGGVWERLVRSVKEALTVLNERKRLTDEILQTSIVEAEDIINSRPLTYVSQQSGETRSSARLI from the exons ATGGCAACCGGTTCTCTAAAAGGTATGGACGAGGCTCCTGCCTATTGTTTGATGTGCAACGGTCCGGAAGAGGACGACTACCATATGGTAAGCTGTAATCATTGCAACTTATGGGCGCATTTTTCCTGCGCTGGTGTCGGTGAAGATATACGTGATGTAGATTGGTTCTGCCCCAAGTGTAAAAAGTCCGACAGCCAGCTGAAGGTTCCGAAAGGAAATAGGAAACCCGGTAAGAAGACTGGTAGTGCTCGTAGCGATGCGGAATCTGCTCGCAGTGCCAGTTCTATTCTAGACACTGAACTATTGCAACTCGAAGAAGAGCAGAGAGATAAAGAGCGAGCATGGGAGAAAGAGATGATACTTCGGGCGAAACGATTGGAGTTAGAGAGAGCCTGGAAGAGAAAACAGATACAACGCGAAAGAGAAATGCGTGAGCAGGAACTACAGCAAGAAAGAGAGTTGCAAGATCTTCAGCTGATGCAGGAGCGGGAATTAATGGACCGCCAGCTAGCAGCCGAAGAAGAGTTTCTGAGAAAGAGGGATCTATTACGGGAGCGTATGAATGCCAGCGCTGCACATCTACAACAGCTGATGAATGAAGGCGCAGCTGGTGGATCGAAAGCGGGATCCGATAAAGCTAATAGAGATAGAATAAGAAGTTGGGTAGATAgacaagaaataaataaatatgaagATTTAAATTCGATTCGCCAAGATGAAGAAAGGCGATCGACGGTGAGTTACAAGGATAGGCCAGATGATAAATTGGAACATGATTCACTTGAGAGTGGTTCTGAGCTGAGTGATCCGAGATCCCAGAGCAGAAGGCAAGACGGGCCGGGGCAGTCGAGAGTAACGAAAGATCAGTTAGCGGCACGGCAGGTGGTGTCGAAACATTTGCCAACATTTAGGGGGGAGCCTGAAGTTTGGCCCTTGTTCATTAGTAGTTTTGAACATACAACAAGAGCGTGCGGGTTTACAAATTTAGATAACCTTAAAAGGTTGCAGGACAGCCTGCAAGGGGATGCGTTAGAAGCGGTTAGAAGTAGATTAGTGCTCCCGGACTCGGTCCCAGATGTCGTAGAAGACCTTCGTAAACTTTTCGGAAGGCCGGAAAAGTTGCTGAGGGCATTGTTATTGAAAGTACGGAAAACACAAGCCCCTGACTCGgacaatttgaaaacatttatCCATTTTGGAATCAATATTAAGCAACTTTGCGATCATTTAGAAGCTGCTCAATTAACGGATCATTTAAACAACCCCATGTTAGTGCAGGAATTGGTAGAAAAACTACCGACTAACTACAAACTGGATTGGGTCCGGTATAAGCGGGGACGACACGGTACTCCGTTAAGGTTGTTCACCGACTTTATGACTGAAGTGGTATCGGATGTATCAGAGGTTTCCGACTGCATGGATTTACCACAAGCTCAACCAGTTAAACTCAGTAGGAGCGCGGGTGCAAAGAAAAATGAATTCGTGCATATGCATGGGGCGGCGCAGAAGGCACTGGCTCAACCACAAACGGATTGTGGTGGCAAGCCGTGTTGGATTTGCAAACGAACCGACCATAAACTCaggttttgtgatgaattcaaACGAATGAACCTGACAGACCGGATGAGGGCTGTAGAAAGGCTGAAGCTCTGCGTTCTCTGTTTAAATAATCATGGAACCAGTCGATGCAATTTTAAGCTACGCTGTACAGTCGGTGGGTGCAACGGTAATCACCACACGCTGCTGCATCGAAGGGAAGAATCGGTTCGACTAATGGAAGTCAACTGTAACGCACACGAAAATTTTCGTCGATCAGTGATTTTTCGGATGGTTCCTGTGACCCTCTACGCAGGAAATATAGTTGTCAAAACATTGGCTTTCTTGGATGAAGGATCCTCTAGTACGCTGATAGAACAATCAGTAGCCAATCAGTTGAAGGTAAGAGGTGCACCAGAACCATTGATCGTCACCTGGACGGGAGACATTAAGCGGTATGAGAACGATTCGCGCAGAATTACTTTAATGCTCTCTGCACAGGGATCGAGCGATAAGTTTGCTTTAGAAAATGTCCGCACAGTCTCCAAGCTGGTTTTGCCGAAACAGAGTCTCCGGTTTGCTGAAATAGCGACACGATTTCCGCATTTAGCAGGTTTGCCAGTAGCCGACCACGTAGGAGAAGAGCCAGCCATCTTAATAGGGCTGGATAATCTGCATTTGTTCGCGCCGCAGGAGTCAAGGATTGGTCAACCTGGTGAACCAATCGCAGTACGGTCTAGACTGGGATGGACGGTCTACGGGCCAGAAAAAAGGCAAAAGGAAAATGCGGCCACTTTCCTCAATTTACATGTCACAGAATCGGTTAGCAATCAGGAACTGCACGATATGATGCGAGCGCAATATGTCCTTGATGAGGCGGGAGTTGCAACCTTCGCTGTTCCAGAATCACTGGAAGACCAAAGAGCAAAAGCGATACaactaaaaactacaaaacaagTGGGAGATCGTTTCGTAACGGGGTTACTTTGGCGAAAGGACGAACGACGGTTTCCAGACAGCTATCCAATGGCTGTGCGAAGGGCAAAGGCTCTTGAAAGAAGGTTGGAGCAAGATGAGGTGTTAAAAAACATCGTATGCAAGCAGATAGACGATTATCAGGCGAAAGGGTATGCCCACAAAGCCACAAAGGAAGAACTGTCCGGAACGCCATCGTCAGCAGTTTGGTATTTGCCACTAAATGTGGTAGTTAATCCGCGAAAACCGGGAAAGGTACGCCTAGTTTGGGATGCTGCAGCGTGCGTACGGGGAGTGTCATTGAATACACAGCTCCTCAAAGGGCCAGACATGCTTGTATCCCTCCCGAAAGTAATTTGCCGCTTTAGAGAGAAGCCGGTTGCGTTTGGAGGAGACATCGAGGAGATGTATCACCAGGTTCGCGTTAGAAATGAAGATAAATCTGCACAACGTTTTCTTTTTCGTTCGACAAGCGATGACGAGCTGCAAGTGTACGTGATGGACGTACTCACGTTCGGCGCAACGTGCTCCCCGAGCTCAGCGCAATACGTCAAAAATGTGAACGCAGGGCGGTTCGCAGAACAATTTCCGGAAGCAGCAGCAGCTATTGTCGATCGACATTATGTTGATGACTATTATGATAGTGCGGACACCGTAGCTGAAGCGATCGCTCGGGCTAAGGCGGTGAAATTTATTCATTCTGAGGGAGGATTCAACATTAGAAACTGGGTGTCGAATTCTAACACCATTTTGGAGGAAATGGGAGAGCGAAGTGAGAATGCAGCAGTGCatttcaacaaaaataaaaacacagaGTTTGAGCGTGTTTTGGGAATAGTTTGGGAACCTCTTCAggatcaatttttattttccacCTCGTCGAGAGCAGAGTTTCGCAAGATCCTTCAAGATGAATTATGCCCGACAAAAAGAATGGTTCTTAGCTTTGTCATGTCGTTGTTTGATCCACTGGGTCTCTTGTCACCGTTTACAGTTCTTGGGCGGATGTTACTCCAAGATATATGGCGGATGGGCTGTGATTGGGATGAGAAGATAGATAGGGAATCTTTCAGAAAATGGATTAAATGGGCAAAGCTGCTGCCAGAAATTGAGACGTTCCGTATCTCCCGAAGTTACTTTGGAAACGCGCGGTCTGATGAGGTACATGATATCCAGCTCCACGTGTTCACGGATGCTAGCGAAACGGCTTATGGATGCGTGGCGTTTTTACGTGCGGTAGTTCGAGGCGAAATTATGTGCACACTAATAATGAGTAGAGCTAAAGTTGCACCTTTGAAGCTGGTATCTATTCCTCGATTGGAACTCCAGGCAGCAGTTCTGGGAGCACGTTTAACACGCACAGTACGCGAAAATCACAGTCTCACAATCGGCAAGCAATGTATTTGGACAGATGCGCAAACAGTTTTGTCCTGGATTCGATCCGATCAGCGGAACTATAAGCAATATGTCGGATTTCGGATTGGAGAAATACTCAGCTTAACCAAGCTGACCGATTGGTATTGGGTACCGACAAAGCTTAATATAGCGGATCAATTGACAAAGTTGGGAAATGAGTTGGATTTAAGCTCAAACAGCTCGTGGGTTCGAGGGCCCGCATTTTTGTATCAATCGGAAGAAAAGTGGCCACGAAAATGCATGCCACCAGCGAATACTACGGAGGAACTACGCGTTCATCTTTTGTTACATGACATATATTTGCCAGGCCAGATCATAGATCCTTTAAGATTCTCGAAATGGACCGTGCTGGTGAGAACCGTTGCTTCAGTGATTAGATTTGCGTCTAATTGTAGACGAAAGGTGAGAAAGCAGCCGATCGAAACTTTAAGAGCCACAGATCGTCAGAAGAAAATATTGGAACGGATGGCAAGCGTTTTGAGTGTACGTGTTCCTTTCCAGCAAGAAGAGTACAAGAGAGCTGAATCGCATTTGCTTAGAATGGCACAGGCGGACTCATACGGACCTGAATTAAAGGTGCTAATGCATAACAAAGACCGCCCAGTCACCGAGTGGCTTTTCCTGGAAAAATCGAGCTGTCTATATAAGTTATCGCCGTTTTTGGATGAAACCAATGTGGTCCGAATGGAGGGACGAACAGAACGAGCGGAATATCTACCATTTGATTTGCGGTTCCCAATCATTTTGCCGGCTGAAAATGCAGTAACGAAATTGCTGGCCCATCATTATCACTCAAAATTTGGCCATGGATACCGTGAAACGGTAAAAAATGAGTTgaagcaaaaatatttaatacCGAAGGTTGATGCATTGGTCCGAAGAGTGTCTTCGTCATGCATGTGGTGTAAAGTTCAGCGAAACAAACCACAATGTCCCAGAATGGCACCGCTACCGGTGCAGAGACTTACGCCGTATCTTCGGCCGTTTAGCCACGTCGGCGTCGACTATCTGGGTCCATTCGAGGTGACAGTAAATCGCCACGTGGAAAAAAGATGGATCGCGTTGTTCACTTGCCTAGTGATGCGGGCTGTACACGTGGAAGTCACGTATGGGCTGACGACCCAGTCTTGCTTGATGGCGATTAGGCGATTTATGGGTAGACGAGGTCCACCAACCGAGTTCTTTTCGGACAACGGGACAAATCTGCGAGGAGCTAGTAAGGAAGTGGTAAAGACCATTCATGATGTCGCAAAAGATTGCGCAGAGGAGCTAACGAACGCACAAACCAGATGGTCGTTCAATCCACCCGCGACCCCACATATGGGTGGTGTTTGGGAGCGGCTGGTGCGTTCGGTCAAGGAGGCGTTGACGGTACTTAACGAAAGGAAGCGGCTCACGGACGAAATTTTGCAGACCAGTATCGTTGAGGCAGAGGATATAATAAACTCCCGCCCGCTCACGTATGTGTCGCAACAATCTGGAGAAAC CAGAAGCTCTGCGCGACTCATATAA